In Aquincola tertiaricarbonis, the genomic stretch CAGTTCGCCGACGGCAAGGACGCTGCGACCCGCCTGAACGAGCTCAGCGCCCAGCTGGAAGCCGCCCGGCTGGAATTGCGTGAGGCGGAGAACGCCCGCAATGCAGCCAAGGCAGCGCTGGCGGCCGAAACCAGCGGCCAGAGCAACATGGGTTTTGCCACAGGCCAGAGCTTGTTGGACGAGTCGGCGGTCACCGTCTCCACGCCTGAGATCGATGCTCGCATCGAGTTCCAGCGCAAAAACCTGGATGCGCTTCTGCAGCGATTCACCGAGCAGCACCCGGAGGTGATCAGCACCCGCCGCCTGCTCAAGGACCTGGAGGCGCAGAAGGTGGTGGAGGTGGCCAAGGCCCGCAAGCGCGCGGCCGCCGTGCCCAGCATCGCCGGTAGCAACAGTGGCGTCTCGCCTGCGACGCTGGAAATGAGCCGTGTACTGGCCTCGTCCGAGGTGCAGATCGCGGCGCTGCGTGCCCGCGTGTCCGAGTACGAGTACCGCTACAACGACGCGCACTCCAAGATCCGCATGTCGCCCAAGATCGAGGCGGAGGCCGCGCAGCTGAATCGCGACTACGCGATCCACAAGAAGAACTACGAGGACCTGGTGGCCCGCCGCGAGGCTGCCGCGATGTCCGGCGACCTGGACGTGGCCTCCGGCATGGCCGACTTCCGCCTGGTGGAGCCGCCCCGCGTCTCGCCCAAGCCGGTGTCGCCCAACCGCCTGCTGCTGCTGCCGGCGGCGCTGGTCCTGTCCCTCTTTGCAGGCGTGTTCACCGCCTTCGCGGCCAGCCAGCTGCGGCCGGTGTTCCACCGCGCGGCCGAGGTGCGGGCCAAGATCGAGCTGCCCTTCCTGGGCGTGGTCTCGCTGATCCAGACCGAAGCCGATCGTCGGCGCGAGCGGGTCGACCTGCTGCGCTTTTCTGCGGCCAGTGCCGGCCTCGTCGTCGTTTTCCTGGGCGGCATGTTGGCGGTTTCGATGATGGCGGGTCGCTGATCATGAATGGCAGCCTCATTGAACAAGCGGCCCAGCGCCTGGCCCAGTTGCGGCAGGCCGGCGTCGAGATTCCGCACCTGCCCCAGGCTGTGCCCGGAGTGGCCGACACGCCGGCCCCGGCCGCTGAAGCACCTGTGCCGCCGCAGCCCGAGCCACGCACCCTGTCTCGCAAGATCAACCTGGACCTGGAAGCGTTGCAACGCCAAGGCGTGCTCACCCCCCAGGCGCCGCGTTCCACCGTGGCCGACCAGTACCGGGTCATCAAGCGGCCGCTGATTCGCAACGCCATGGGCAAGGGCGTGTCCACCATCACGCACGGCAACCTGATCATGGTGACCAGCGCGCTGGCAGGCGAAGGCAAGAGCTTCACCTCCATCAACCTGGCGATGAGCATCGCCAACGAGATGGACCACACCGTGATGCTGGTGGACGCCGACGTGGCCCGGCCTTCGCTGCCGCGCATGCTGGGCGTGCCGCAGGGGCCCGGCCTGCTGGACGTGCTCAACGGTTCGGCCGACATGCGCGACGTGCTGCTGCGCACCAACGTCGAGAAGCTGACCGTGCTGCCCAGCGGCGACCCGCATCCGCGCGCCACCGAGCTGCTGGCCAGCGACGCGATGCGCCACCTGCTGGACGACATCGCCACCCGCTACCCCGACCGCATCGTCATCTTCGATTCGCCACCGCTGCTGCTGACCACCGAATCGCGCGTGCTGGCCACCAACATGGGCCAGATCGTGATGGTGGTGCATGCCGACAAGACGCGTCAGTCGGACGTGCAGCATGCGCTGTCCACCATCGACAACTGCCCGGTGCGCATGCTGGTGTTGAACCAAGCCCGCACCGCCTCCACCGACGGTTATGCCGCGGGCTACGGCTACGG encodes the following:
- a CDS encoding XrtA system polysaccharide chain length determinant, with the protein product MHELIEQIANVTRGMYKYRWQGVLVAWIVAIAGVIVVLRIPDQYEASARIFVDTQSILKPLMSGLAVQPDVNQQVTMLSRTLITRPNVEKLVRMADLDLENGTRLEQDALVDHLMKTLQIKSADRDNLYLLSFRDSDSERAKRAVQSLVSIFVESSMGASRKDTDSAKVFINEQIKSYQQKLEEAEARLKEFRLKNIDMQFADGKDAATRLNELSAQLEAARLELREAENARNAAKAALAAETSGQSNMGFATGQSLLDESAVTVSTPEIDARIEFQRKNLDALLQRFTEQHPEVISTRRLLKDLEAQKVVEVAKARKRAAAVPSIAGSNSGVSPATLEMSRVLASSEVQIAALRARVSEYEYRYNDAHSKIRMSPKIEAEAAQLNRDYAIHKKNYEDLVARREAAAMSGDLDVASGMADFRLVEPPRVSPKPVSPNRLLLLPAALVLSLFAGVFTAFAASQLRPVFHRAAEVRAKIELPFLGVVSLIQTEADRRRERVDLLRFSAASAGLVVVFLGGMLAVSMMAGR
- a CDS encoding XrtA-associated tyrosine autokinase, producing MNGSLIEQAAQRLAQLRQAGVEIPHLPQAVPGVADTPAPAAEAPVPPQPEPRTLSRKINLDLEALQRQGVLTPQAPRSTVADQYRVIKRPLIRNAMGKGVSTITHGNLIMVTSALAGEGKSFTSINLAMSIANEMDHTVMLVDADVARPSLPRMLGVPQGPGLLDVLNGSADMRDVLLRTNVEKLTVLPSGDPHPRATELLASDAMRHLLDDIATRYPDRIVIFDSPPLLLTTESRVLATNMGQIVMVVHADKTRQSDVQHALSTIDNCPVRMLVLNQARTASTDGYAAGYGYGYGAGYGYGYGYGDQDRGEPAAAAPQKPSGAAA